From Gloeomargarita sp. SRBZ-1_bins_9:
GTTCAGATTGGCCCGGGACAAGGCGGCAAAGCGCAGATTACTCTCGGCAAGGTTGGCCTGATAGAGCTGGGCCTGCACCAGCAACGCTCCCTGCAAGTCCGCCCTGAACAAACTCGCCCCGCTCAAATCCGCATCCCGCAGGTCAGTCCTGCGCAACTGCGCCCCCGTCAAATCCGCCTGCACCAGTTTGGCCGTCACCAAAAAGGCCTCATCCAACAGGGCACCTTGGAGATTGGCCCGACTCAGGTTGCTGAGAATTAAATTGCACTGGCGCAGGTCCGCCCCCGCCAGATTCGCCCCCTGGAAATTGGTCTGCTGCAACACACTGCCGGTGGCTTTCACCCCCGCCAAATTCGCCCCCTGCCAGTCGGTGCCGGCCAATTCACAGCGCAGGCACTCCCCCTGGCGAAACCGAGGAATGTGGTCCGGGTTAGGTTTGCGGGTCTGGGCCAGGACAACACCCGTTCCCCCCAGAGCCAGCAAAACGAAGGCAGTGACAACTGGTCGCATGGCCATCTCTCCACACACTTCCCCATTCAAGCCCAAGGACGTTCCACTAGCCGGGGAAGTTCTTACGATAGACTAAAGTACGCGGGAAATTGCCCTTGCCCATGATGAGTGAGCATTTACCCCCCCAGTACCACCCCCACACCACCGAACCCTACTGGCAGGATTACTGGGAAAAGCACCGGGTGTTCGTAGCCGATCCGCAGGCGCCGGGGGAGCCGTTTTGCATTGTCATTCCTCCCCCTAACGTCACCGGCAGCCTGCACATGGGCCATGCCTTTGAACACGCCCTGATTGATGTTCTGGTGCGCTACCACCGCATGTTGGGCCAAAACACCCTGTGGCTACCGGGCACCGACCACGCCAGTATCGCCGTCAGCACGTTGTTGGATAAGGAACTGCAAGCGGAAGGGAAAACGCGGCAGCAGTTAGGGCGAGAGGCCTACCTGGAGCGGGCTTGGCAGTGGAAGGAAACTTCCGGGCGGATGATTGTCGCCCAAATCCGTCGCCTGGGGCTATCGGTGGACTGGACCCGGGAGCGTTTCACGATGGATGCAGGCCTTTCCCGGGCGGTGGTCCATGCCTTTGTGCAACTGTATCGGGCAGGGTTGATTTACCGGGGCAAGTACCTGGTGAACTGGTGTCCGGCTACCCAGTCGGCGGTTTCCGACCTGGAGGTGGAAATGCAGGAGGTGGATGGGCACCTATGGCACCTGCGCTACCCCCTAGCGGACGGCTCGGGGTATGTGGAGGTGGCGACGACCCGCCCGGAAACCATGTTAGGGGATACGGCGGTGGCGGTGCATCCTGACGACCCCCGCTATCGCCATTTGATTGGAAAGCAAGTGCGCTTGCCCCTGGTGGACCGTTTGATCCCCATCATCGCCGATAGCAGCGTGGACCCAGAATTTGGCACCGGTTGCGTCAAGGTCACCCCCGCCCACGACCCCAACGACTTTGCCATAGGTCGGCGGCACCAATTGCCAATGATCAACATCCTGAATCCCGACGGCACCTTAAATGAACAAGCGGGGGCCTTTGCTGGGCAGGACCGATTTGTCGCCCGTAAAAACGTGGTGGCGGCTCTGGAGGCCCAGGGGTATTTGGTGAAGGTGGAACCCCATCGTCACGCGGTGCCCTATAGCGACCGGGGGAAAGTGCCCATCGAACCCCTGCTATCTACCCAATGGTTTGTCAAGATTGGGCCGCTGGCGGAGCTGGCACTGCAGGAATTGGACGCTCACCAGTCCCCCCGCTTTATCCCGGAGCGCTGGGGCAAGGTGTACCGGGACTGGTTGGTGAAGCTGAATGACTGGTGCATTTCCCGGCAGTTGTGGTGGGGCCACCGCATTCCCGCCTGGTATGTGGTGCAGCAAACAGGGGGTGTGATCACCGATGAAACACCCTTTGTGGTGGCGGAAACCGAGGAGGAGGCCTACCGCCTAGCCCGGGAGCAATTTGGCTCAGATGGGGTACTAGAACAGGACCCGGATGTACTCGACACCTGGTTTTCGTCGGGGTTGTGGCCTTTTTCCACGCTGGGCTGGCCGGAAGATACCCCCGATTACCGGCGCTACTACCCGACGACGGTGCTGGTGACCGGCTTTGACATTATCTTTTTCTGGGTGGCCCGCATGACCATGCTAGGGCGCTATTTCACCGGCCAGATTCCCTTCCAGACGGTGTATATCCACGGGCTGGTGCGGGATGAGAATAACAAAAAGATGTCCAAGTCGGCGGGCAACGGCATTGACCCCCTGGTGCTAATCGAAAAATACGGGGTAGACGCCCTGCGCTTTGCCCTGGTCAAGGAGGTGGTGGGGGCAGGACAGGACATTCGCCTGGACTACAACCGCAAAACAGACGAATCTCCCACCGTCGAAGCCGCCCGCAACTTTGCCAACAAAATCTGGAACGCGGCGCGGTTTGTGCTGATGTACCTGGAGGGGCAAACGCCGGCGCAACTGCTCGTCGAGCTGGCCAAGGCGGAACTGGCGGACCGCTGGATGCTCTCGCGCCACCACCACACCATCGCCCAGGTCAACCAGCAGTTGCAGGGGTTCCAGTTGGGGGAGGCGGCCAAGACCCTGTATGAGTATGTTTGGGGGGATTTCTGCGACTGGTACATCGAGCTGGTTAAGCCACGCCTGCAGGATGTCCAGCATCCCACCCGGCGGGTAGCCCAGGCGGTCCTGGCCCAGGTGTTGGCAGACATCACGGCCCTGTTGCATCCCTTCATGCCCCACCTTACGGAGGCGATTTGGCATAGCCTGGTGCAGCCGGAACCGGGGGCGACCCTGGCACGGCAACCCTATCCCCAACCCCAGGCGGATTACCAAGACCCGGCCCTGGAGGCGGACTTTGCCCTGGTGATGCAAATCATCCGTACTATCCGCAACCTGCGCGCCATTGCCGACCTCAAACCGGGGGTGAAGGTGCCGGTTCTGCTGCAAACCCAGTCGGCCCACGAGGAGGGGATTATCGAAGCCAGCCAGGCTTATATTTGCGACCTGGCCAAGGTGCAGCCGCTGACCTGGGGGCGGGACCTGACGGCGCAACGGCAAACCCTGGTGGGCATTAGTGGCCCAGTGCAGGTGCTGTTGCCCTTGACGGGGTTGGTGGATGTAGCCCTGTTGCGCAGCAAGGTGGAGCGGGATTTGCAGAAACTCCAGGCCCAGGCGACCAGTTTGGCGGCCCGCTTGGACAATCCCAACTTTGTGGCCAAAGCGGCGCCCGAGGTGGTACAGAGCCACCAGGTCCAGTTGGCAGAACTGCGGCAGCAAATCGAATTGCTCCAGGCACGCCTACAACAATTGGCCTAGCTGGGCTATAGTAAAGAACGGCATCCATCGGGGAACCCAGCCTTGCCTGCGACGTTTGACCCCCCCAAGATAGATGAATTCCTGGCCGAGCTGGCGGCGATTCAGCAGACGGGTCCGAAACGCATTGCCCTACTGGGGTCGCGGCATGTGCCCATTACCCACCAGTATTTGATCGAGTTGTTGGCCTATGCCCTGGTGTTGGCGGGCAACCGGATTCTCACGTCCGGGGCGACGGGGGTGAATGCGGCGGTGATTCGCGGGGCGATGCGCGCTGACCCCAATTTGCTCACCGTCATCCTGCCCCAGAGCCTGAGCAAGCAACCCCCGGAATCCCAGGAGCAGCTCAAGCAAGTCATGCACCTGGTAGAGAAACCGGAAAACGACCATCTTTCCTTGGCGGAGGCGAGCACCCTGTGCAACAGCGAAATCGTCGCCCGCTGTCAGCAGTTGGTGTGTTTTGCTTTTCACGACAGCCACACCCTAATGATGACCTGTCGCGAAGCGGAAGAGCAGCGCAAAATTGTTACCCTGTTTTATTTCGACTGAATGGACGCCCAGACCCGCCAGGACCTGGGGTGGCTGGTAAAGGTGTTGTTCATTGCTAGCCTGCTCAGTGGGGGCATCAAACTGCTGGGGCGCTGGGTTACTTGGGGGACGCCGCCGGTGTGGGTGCCTTTGGCGGTGGTGCTGGGGACGATAGGCGCGGCGGTCGCGGTGTTGACCTGGTGGGCTTGGCGTGATACCCCCCCGCCAGGGTCAGCACACAGGTCATCTGAGGACGGCGCGCACAGGCCACTCCCGCCACCCGAAACAGGGGATTGAGGAGGTTGGTGCGGTTGGGACCCTGGGGCTGACCCTGGTCCAACAGCCAGTGGGTGACAATGGCGCGGGCGTCGGTTAATCCCTGACTACGATTGGCGCTGGCGTGTCCTTCCCATTGCCCATAGCGCTGCAGCTGCTCGGTCAAGGTGGTCACGGTGAAGGGTTGAGGGATCAGGCCCCGGGCTGCTTGATCCAGGGCAGGGACGCGCCGGAGTACGGGCAAGGGTTGGATGTGCCGCAACCAATGCTGGACAGTCACCAGGCCCTGACCCCCTTTGCTCCACTGACCTAGATGTTCGGCATAGCGGGGTGGGTCCCGACGTAAGCGATTCACTTCCGTCAGCAGGTCCCGTGCCAGCCGTACCTCCAGGGGTTGCGCTCGGACCGCCGCCTGGCTGCACACGAACAGGACGCTAATTTTGATACAGTAGAGCCGCAGTCCCATGTCCCGACCATGCGTCTTTTGGTCAGCAACGACGACGGTATTTTTGCCCCCGGGTTGCGGGCCTTAGCCAATACCCTAGCGCAGGCCGGTCACCGGGTGACGGTGGTGGCCCCTGATCGGGAACGATCCGCTACCGGGCACGGCCTGACCCTGCACAAACCCTTGCGCGTCGAACCGGTCACCGGCTTTTTCCACGACAGTGTGACGGCCTGGGCCTGCACCGGTACACCAGCCGATTGCGTGAAACTGGCCCTGGGCTGCCTATTGGACCACCCCCCCGACATGGTGTTGGCCGGAATCAACCAGGGGCAGAACCTGGGCACCGACATTCTCTACTCCGGCACCGTATCAGCGGCCATGGAAGGGGTGATCGAAAACATCCCCGGCGTAGCCCTGAGTTTAGCTAGTTACACTCAGCCGGAATTTGGGGTGGCCAGTCGCTTTGCCCGTGCCCTGATTCATCACCTGGAACAACATCCTTTGCCCCTGCCGTTGCTGCTCAACGTGAATATTCCTGCTGTGAGCGCCCAGGAGATTGCCGGGATTTGTATCACCCGCCAGGGCGTACGCCGCTACTGCGACCAATTCGACCAACGCACGGACCCCCGGGGCCGCACCTATTACTGGCTGGCGGGCACCGCCATCGAAGATGAACCCGACCCCCCCGCCGATGCTCCCATCCACCACTGGCCTACCGATGTCGCCACCGTGAGAAGTAATAAAATTAGCATTACGCCACTGCAGTACAATCTCACCCATCCGGCGGGGTTAACCACCTTGGCGGACTGGCCGGGCTGGAGCGACGGTTTATACTGGCTAAAGGATTGAGGGACAGGTGGGTGTTCTGGAAGGGGCTATTTACCGGTGCGGCGAATGCGGAGGCGCCAGCGGGGGTAGGGGAGCGGGAAATCCTGCTGACGGAATGGACGACCCCCCAGGGAGAGCGGCTGCCGATTTACTTCAGCACCACCCGCGACATTGACGTGTTTGCCCTGGAGGCCCTGTGCGATGCGGTGGGGTGGGCTAAACGGCCCCTGCGCAAGGTCCGCAAAGCCCTGGCCTATAGTTTTCTGGTGGGGTCCCTGTGGTTAGAACGACAACCCCAACGTCGCTTGATTGGCTTTGCCCGGGCCACCTCCGACCACGCCTTTAACGCCACCATCTGGGATGTGGTCATTCACCCGGAGTTCCAGGGCAAAGGTCTCGGCAAGGCGCTGATGCGGCAGATGATCCGGGAGTTGCGCCGGCAGGAAATCAGCAACATTACTTTATTTGCCGACCCCCATGTGGTGTCGTTTTACGAGGAGTTGGGGTTTCACGCCGATCCGGAGGGCATCAAGGGAATGTTTTGGTACCCCAGTTAAGCCCCCAGCGCCGCCAGTTCCGCATCCTGGAGTGTGCGACCCGTGGCAGCCAAATACACATCATCCAGGCTGGGCTGGGACTGCATCAGACTAAAAATCGGCAACCCCAGGGCCGTGATTTTTTCGCGGATCACGCTGAGGCCATCGGGGGTGGGCTGAATCACCAGATTTAGGGAATTGCCTTGGGCCGGGTTAATAATCACCTGCCGAACAAACGCCAACTGTTGCAGGGCCTGCCGAGCCAATTCCGCCTCATCCCGGGGCGTAAATTCCCGCACCCGCAGGGTTACCCGTTCTCCCCCCAAAGCGGCCTTCAAGGCGACTGGCGTATCGCAGGCGATCAGTTGCCCCCGGTCCAAAATCGCCACCCGGTCCGCCAGGGCGTCCACCTCCTCCAGGTAATGGCTGGTGAGAAAGACCGTTGTCCCCTGGCGGCGCAGAGTGCGCAGGAAATCCCAGACCACCGTGCGGCTTTCGATGTCCAAGCCCACCGTCGGCTCGTCCAGCACCAGCACCTCCGGTTGGTGCAGCAGGGCCATGGCCAAATCCAGGCGTTTTTTCATCCCCCCGGAATAACCCCCCGTGCGCCGGTCCACCCAGTCCTGGAGTCCCAGCAATTCAATCACCGTCTCGATGCGCTGGCGGGCCACCGCCGGGGGCAAATGATAAATATCGGCATGCAATTGCAGCAGTTCCCGCCCAGTTAAGACCTTATCCAGCGCCAGTTCCTGAGCCACATAGCCCAATTTTTGTCGCACCTGCCGGGGATGATCCAGCACCGACAGACCCGCTACGTAAATTTCCCCCTGGTCCGGGCGGCTGAGGGTACACAGGCAGCGGATCAATGTGGTTTTGCCCGCCCCGTTAGGTCCCAGCAGGCCAAAGAGTTCCCCTGCGGCCACATCGAAAGACACACCCCGCAGGGCCTGCACCGGGCCATAGCTTTTGTGAACGTTGCGCACCTCAATCAGCGCCATGGTGGCTCCCCCAACGCTCCGTTCCCCACTATAGCTAAAATTGGGTGCTGTACTCGATGAGCAGGCGGTTGTCCCCGTCGGACGAAAGCGACCCCCGCAGGCGCAACTGGTCGTTCACCCGGTAGCCCAAGGTCATCTGGGACAGGTTGGGTTCGCTGACAGCATTACCCACACTGGCGAACATCTGCAGGAAGGACGCGGAAAACCGGTGGATGTCCAGACGCACCTCCCCTCCCAAAGCCAGAGCTGATTGCTGTACATTGCGGCTGCGGTCAGGAAGGGCTGGCAAAACGGCTGGGAAGAAACGCCAGGCAATGCCACCAAAATCCGTCTCGTGGGCCCGGGAAATCTGGTTAAGCAGCGTCTGGCCGGCCACCGTGGTCAAGAACAACTGGGCAGCATCGTTGCCCGACTGACCGGAAAAGCCCCCCAGCAGGGCAATGATCTGCTCCTGGGTGCGCCGGGGACTGCTGGTGAGTTCCAAGCCTTGAGGCAATCGGCTGGCCCGACCCATGACCTTCGCCTGCACCCGTACGGTTTCCAGCCCTTGCACCCGCTCACCTACGGCAATCGGCACTTCGTTGGGGAAACGCGCCCGCCGCTGGATGGCTAGACCCTCTAACTGGCTAGCCCCCTGGGTGACGGTGGAGGTCAACTGCAGGTCCAACTCCGGGTCAAACCCGTAGCGGGGGTCGAATACCACCCGGTTGGCGTAGGTACGGTCCAGGCGAAAGCGGGTGAGAAATAAATTGACCTCTCCCCGTTGCAGGGTCAGGGTTCCCTGGGGCCGGGGGTTGACGACTGGACCGTTGAGGGTCAAGGTTCCCTGGGCCACCACATCTAAATTGGGCTGGCGCACGACCCGCAAATTAGGCCCCAACCGGATGTGCAGGTCACGGAACTCAGCAGATACTCCCCTGGGCAAGCGGGTGGTGCCATGGCCGTTCACGGCTCCCCCCAGCACCAGGTCCGACAGAAAAACCTGCCCTTGGCTCAGGTCAATCACTCCCCCCACCGCCGGTTGCCGAGCTGTACCCGCCAGAGTGATGGTGGCGCTGGCTTGCCCCTCATAGATATTCCTTTGGGCAATGCGGGCCGGCAACAATGTCAGGGTCAGGGGCCGACGCCTATCCGGGTCCTCCGCCGACAAGGGCTGGCTGATGGGCAAAACGCCGTTTAAGGTCACCGTTCCCCCATTCAGCTGGGCTTGCAGGTCTTGAGCCGCCAGTCGGTCCCCCAGGAAACGAATTTCCCCCCTCAGGTTCTCCAGGGGTTCGGCTAGGCCGTTGACCGCCACCCGCGCCCCTTGGAATTGTGCCCGGCCCCTTAGGCGAGGTTCGCGCCACGTCCCCACCAGGTCCACCTGCACATCCCCACTCCCCCCTAACCACTGCACCCAGGGCGTTAGGTTGTTGACTAGGCGCAACCCACTGTCCCGTACCTGCACGCTCAACTGGATCTGGTCACTGCTGGGTTGGACGATGCTCCCCGGCCACACCCAAGGCAATAGGCCACTGGCGCGCACCGGTTCCACCGCCACTGTATCCTGGAGTTGCAGTTCCGCCCCAAATCGGAATTGCCCCTGGCCATAGCTGAAACTGGTGCGAGCCGTTGCGATGGGGGTATCATACCAAGTGCCATCTTCAAGGGCGATTTCCCCCTTGGCTTGAGGATCGGCGGCGCTGCCCCCGAGGGTCGCACTACCACTGATCCACCCCGTCGGGCTCCCCGGAACCGGCAGCAGGCGGGTGAAGTAGGTTACGGGCAAGCGGGTAAGTACCAACTGCCCTCGTTGCTGTGGTCCCCCCACTGTGCCACTGAACAGAAGTTGCCCGTCCCCGTGCACCAGTTGCAAGGGTTCCAAAAACCATCTCCCGTTTTGCAGCGTGCCCTCGTAACGCCCCTGCACCGTCAACCGCTCCGCCCGGTACGGCCCCCAGACCCAATCTCGGCCCTGGAGGGCAAACGTCGCCGTTAACTCACCCCGGTGATTGCCCGTCAGGGTTGCCTGCCCCCGCCAGCGTCCCTGCCATTCCCGGACATCCGGCAACCCCAAGGCCTGCTGCTGTTCGGTGAGGTAACGCTGCACCTGGGCCTGCACCTGGTTAAAAATTGCCAGTTGGGCATCCAACGGCCCCTGGGGTTGACCCACCGGCGTCACGGGCAAATCCGCCGCCCCTGCCGGTTGTTCGGTCAACAGCACCGGCACCAGGTCCTGCACGGTTGCCTCTACGGCTTCGATTTGGGCTTGCCAGTGCAGCTGAGGGCGCAACTGAGCTTGGCCACTGAAACGATAGCGGCTGCGAGCCTGGTGCAACTCCCCCTCCATCAACTGCAGTTTCCCATCCCGCCAGCGGAATTGTCCCGCCAGTTTCGTGGCCACCAGGTTACCCCAGCGGGCCTGGTCCACCTGGAGTTGCCCAACTGCCCGTTGTTGCCGGCTATCCCACAGCGCCGTCCCCTGCAAAGCCCCCTGGACCAACCCCCCGCTAAAGAGGGTCAGAGGCACACCCCGGAAATTCACCGCCAATCGGCCATCCCGTCCCTGGCCCTGGATCAAGGCCGTTCCCCGCTGCACCGTCAACGTTTGGGGAATCGGTCCCGGCGGCAGGGTCAGGGCAATCCGGTCTTGCACCCCCCGTAGGTCCAACCGGGCCATACCCCCTGGCGTCCAGACCACCGGCCCCCGTAAATAGGGTTCAAACTGCCAGTGGTTGAGGCGCAGGCCCGCCAGGGTCACTTCCCCCTGCAGCCGGGGTTGCGTCAAAAGCCCGGTTAGCCGCCCTTGGAAATCCACCTCACCCCGCAGGGCCAATTCCGGGGGTAACGGTAGGGGCAGGCGTTGCAAAGCGTACCGTTGTACCCGCAGTTGTACATCCAATCCCCCCGTGGCCAGGTGCACCGCTCCCCGGGCCTGCCATCCCCCTCCTGTCGCATGCAAACGTAGTTGGTCTCCCTGCCACTGCAACCGGCCTTGCACGGGCACCGGCATCTGGGGAGCGCGAAAAACGGCCTCCACCTGGGGTTGTTGCAGCGTCCCTCCCAGTTGTCCCTGCACCATCACCGTCCCGACGGGCACTGGCCAGGATAGTCCCTTGGTCAACCGCTCCGGCTGCGCTTGCCCCTGGAACTGGATAGCCAAGCGTTGCCGCCCCTCCAGACGGCCACTCCCTTGGAACTGGGCACCCGGCAAGCGCACGTCCAACCGGGCAATATCCAGTCTTCCCTGGCTTACTACCACATCGGCACTGGCTTGATCGACCTGGGTTTGAGGTAAGTGCAGTCCCCCTACAGTCTGCAACCGGCCCCGGATCAGGGGTTGGGCAATATCTCCTGTCACCACCCAGTGGGAGGCCACCTGCCCCCGTAATGGTGTGGACCAACCCAACTGAGCACTCACCCGTTCCAGGGCAACCGGCGCTACACGGGCGGTTAAATCATACCCCCGGTCAAAGTCGATCTGGCCGGTGACCTCCGCCGCCATCCCCGCCCATTGCAGTTGTCCCTGGGTCACCTGCACCCCCCCTGGCGTTAGTTGCAACTGGGCATCCACTTGGGGTGACACCATCGGCCACTGGGAAGAGCGCACCACCCATTCCCGGAGTTGTACCGGTCCGGCCACCTGGGGACGTTGGCCAGGCTGCCATTGCACCGTCAGGTCACCACTGATGCGTCCCCGTTGCACCTGCGCCGGCAAGGTCACATAACCGGTCATCAAGTCCTGCACAGGTTTAGCCGGTAGCTCCTGGACTTGGAGGCGAGCCGTCAGGAGGGTGTTGGGGATTTGCCATTGCCCGGTCAACCACACCTGCCCCTGCTGAGGTGTCTGGGCCTGACCCTGGAATTCCCACCGGTCTTCAGCGGGACGTAAACGGGCCTGCACCTGTGCATAGGTTTGAGCTTGGCGCGTCCACCAGGGCACCAGGGTCACCCGCCCCCCCTCTATCGCCACCTGGGTCAAACGCACCTGCACCGGCGATTCCCGTTTCTGGGGGAGGGTCACCCGCACCCACCGCCCATCGGCAGACTGGTGCAACAGCAGTTCCGGTTGCCGTAAGCGCACCTGGAGTTCTAGACGCCCCTGCTGTACCCACTGCCAGGGGGAAAACTGCACCTCAATGGCCTGCACCTTCAGGTAACTAGGGTCCGTTGCCGTGGCCGGTATCGCTGACGGCCCAAACTGCACACCGGTCCAGCCAAGACGTTTCACCTGTCCCAGGCGTACCGGGCGGTCTAGCAGATAGGTTAATTCCTGGGCTATCAGGGGCGCTAACCGTTCACCGATGAAGTAATTGCCTCCCCACCACAACCCCCCGGCCGTCCCTAGGGCTACCGCGCTTCCCACCCACCAATGCCGGTGTCGTTGCCAGTGGTGCAACCCCTTGGTGAGCCACATCAACCCAAACATAAACCTAGGACCTGCGGGGAGTAAAGGTGGTCTAAAGTTACCATAGCCGATCGCCTCGCCCTTGCCCAATAGCAATTGCCCTGTGCTGCCAAGACCGCCAGCCGTTGGTCGAAGTTCCCCCTGGGAGACAAGTCCCCATCCCGGCCCCGGCGGAATTTGTGTAGAATGGCACCAAGCAGGGCGATATTAGGGATTTTTACGGTTGTATCTTTGTCAGCTATCCTTGTGAGCCATGCCGACTAACGGACTGGGCATCGGAGCGTCAACCCCATGAAGGTCCCTAACCTGTTACAACTGGCACGCCAGGGGGATCCCGATGCGATTGCCGCTCTGATGACCCAAGCTCTAGCGCCCCAGGGGATCACCGCCCAAGCCAAACGGCGCCAGGGTTGTTTAGAAGTGGTATTGACTGGTAATCCGGCACCGGACCAGCGCTATTGTTTGCAGGTCATTCGCCAGGGACTAATGCGACTAGAGGTGCCCACCATTCGCACGGTCAAGGTTTATGGCATGCGCACGGGGGAAACCTTCCCGGAATGGATGGAGGTCTTCGGTTTAGATGGGGCACCGCCCGGGCGACGACCATCCCCGGTTGTCCCCCGCCCCCAGGCAGAAATCAAAGATGGGGTTTACCTTCCGGCTAGCCCCCTACACCTGACCAGCGATGAAGTGGACATTCCCTTAGAAACCTTTGCCCAAGAACTCCTACGACGCTATCAAAAGGGCGTGCGAGATTTTACCGGCGTCAAGTTGATTCAGGCGTCCTTAATGGATGCGGTGTTAGACGAAATCATCCTGCAAGAGGCAGATCTAAGCCGGGCTATATTGCGGCGCAGCAAGATGCGGGGAGCCATTCTCAAAAACGCCAACTTTTCCGGCGCCAATCTGATCGAAGCCGACCTGACGGAAGCGGATTTGACAGGCGCCCACTTTGGCTGTATAAAGCTAGGGGGTCAAGCCGTGAATAATTTAGTCGGTGCCGCCGTTCCCGTCAGTACCAACCTCAAGAAAGCGATACTGCTGCGGGCCAACCTAACGAACGCCGATTTCAGCCGGGCCGTTTTAGAACAGGCTTGTTTGGATGAAGCCAATCTCACCGGTGCCATCCTTACCCGCGTCAATGCCAAGGGCTGTTCGTTTGTAGGGGCCACCTGCAACCGGGCGGACATGAGTTGGGCGACCTTCGAAGGCGCCAATTTCACCGATGCCAACCTCAGCCGGGTCAACTTGAAGCGGGCCAACCTGGTGGGGGCCGATTTAAGCCGAGCCAACCTGTGGTACGCCGACCTCACCGAAGCCAACCTTATGCGGGCCAATCTCCATCGGGCCAACCTTACAGGGGCTAAATTAATGGGCACCCAAATGCCCGATGGGCGCATTATGTTTGACAAGCGCTACACCGGTTGAGGTGTCCATCCCCTACAGATCGTCGTCATCGTCAAAGTGAGCCGTGTTATCCCATTCCACATCGGGAGTCTCGGTTCGCGACCGGCGGGGGGGATATTGGGGGCGAGGACGCCGCGACCGGCGCGCAGTGGTTGTTGTCAGCATAACCGTCTCCTCCCGGTCCGTATCCCGTTCCGAGCTGCGGTAACGGGTACCGGTTTCCTCCTGGATAGCTGCCCGCTCCGACTGGGGCAGTTCCGCTTCCCACTCATCCACCGAATCAATCACAACCTCATTCCGGCGACGGGGACGGGGTGGTTCCCTGTAGTCCTCATCCCGCTGGCGGTAGGCGGCTGTTTCGGCATACTCCCGATAGGCCGGTGAACGACTCCCTTCCCGCGGGCGACGGGGTGGCATTTCCCGGGTGCGGGGCGACGGCGTCTTACTGCGCAGGACTAAATTTTCCCACGTCAGAGCAATCAAGGCCCCCACCAACAACACCTGTTGAAAAATCAACCCGAAGTTCAGCAGGTTGAAATCCACAATGAGAATCAGGCCACTGATGAGAGCAATCAGGGCATAGACCACATCCGAGTCCCGGCGCAAGGCTGGCCGCAGACGCCCTAGAAAAAAGAGCAGCACGCCACCCGCAATCAAGACGATGCCAAGAAAAACCGGAGCGGGAAAACCAGTACCCACGAGTGACTCCTTCTGTAGCTAAGGCCCAACAGCCGACCTTGACCCTATTTTAGCGATTCGCCTCTAGGAAGACCGCCGAATCTTGTCCTTTTGGCTGACAAACAAAAGCGCTGCGGTGACAGGAATGACCACCACCACCAGCCCCGCCAACAAGCTGTAGAAAAAATTCACCAAACTCGGAGTCATAGGCCACGACCAATAAACGGTTGCTCTTGCTATCTTAACCTAACCGGGATGGTTGGCACGGTTTGTCACAGCTTCGGCAAGCGTGCCCCCTTCAGATTCGCCCCAACCGGCCTAGCGTGCAAGCGAGCCTGGCGCAGGTCCGCCTCACTAAAATCAGTCCCATCGAGCAGGGCATCGATCAAATCCGCCTGCTGGAAGACGGCCCGACTGAAGTTAGCCCCCCGCAGGTCGGCCCGGTGCAGATTCACCATAGTCAGTTCTCG
This genomic window contains:
- a CDS encoding GNAT family N-acetyltransferase; protein product: MFWKGLFTGAANAEAPAGVGEREILLTEWTTPQGERLPIYFSTTRDIDVFALEALCDAVGWAKRPLRKVRKALAYSFLVGSLWLERQPQRRLIGFARATSDHAFNATIWDVVIHPEFQGKGLGKALMRQMIRELRRQEISNITLFADPHVVSFYEELGFHADPEGIKGMFWYPS
- a CDS encoding DNA recombination-mediator protein A, translated to MPATFDPPKIDEFLAELAAIQQTGPKRIALLGSRHVPITHQYLIELLAYALVLAGNRILTSGATGVNAAVIRGAMRADPNLLTVILPQSLSKQPPESQEQLKQVMHLVEKPENDHLSLAEASTLCNSEIVARCQQLVCFAFHDSHTLMMTCREAEEQRKIVTLFYFD
- a CDS encoding valine--tRNA ligase, which codes for MMSEHLPPQYHPHTTEPYWQDYWEKHRVFVADPQAPGEPFCIVIPPPNVTGSLHMGHAFEHALIDVLVRYHRMLGQNTLWLPGTDHASIAVSTLLDKELQAEGKTRQQLGREAYLERAWQWKETSGRMIVAQIRRLGLSVDWTRERFTMDAGLSRAVVHAFVQLYRAGLIYRGKYLVNWCPATQSAVSDLEVEMQEVDGHLWHLRYPLADGSGYVEVATTRPETMLGDTAVAVHPDDPRYRHLIGKQVRLPLVDRLIPIIADSSVDPEFGTGCVKVTPAHDPNDFAIGRRHQLPMINILNPDGTLNEQAGAFAGQDRFVARKNVVAALEAQGYLVKVEPHRHAVPYSDRGKVPIEPLLSTQWFVKIGPLAELALQELDAHQSPRFIPERWGKVYRDWLVKLNDWCISRQLWWGHRIPAWYVVQQTGGVITDETPFVVAETEEEAYRLAREQFGSDGVLEQDPDVLDTWFSSGLWPFSTLGWPEDTPDYRRYYPTTVLVTGFDIIFFWVARMTMLGRYFTGQIPFQTVYIHGLVRDENNKKMSKSAGNGIDPLVLIEKYGVDALRFALVKEVVGAGQDIRLDYNRKTDESPTVEAARNFANKIWNAARFVLMYLEGQTPAQLLVELAKAELADRWMLSRHHHTIAQVNQQLQGFQLGEAAKTLYEYVWGDFCDWYIELVKPRLQDVQHPTRRVAQAVLAQVLADITALLHPFMPHLTEAIWHSLVQPEPGATLARQPYPQPQADYQDPALEADFALVMQIIRTIRNLRAIADLKPGVKVPVLLQTQSAHEEGIIEASQAYICDLAKVQPLTWGRDLTAQRQTLVGISGPVQVLLPLTGLVDVALLRSKVERDLQKLQAQATSLAARLDNPNFVAKAAPEVVQSHQVQLAELRQQIELLQARLQQLA
- a CDS encoding pentapeptide repeat-containing protein yields the protein MRPVVTAFVLLALGGTGVVLAQTRKPNPDHIPRFRQGECLRCELAGTDWQGANLAGVKATGSVLQQTNFQGANLAGADLRQCNLILSNLSRANLQGALLDEAFLVTAKLVQADLTGAQLRRTDLRDADLSGASLFRADLQGALLVQAQLYQANLAESNLRFAALSRANLNETNLSSADLQGANLRDANLTGANLSRANLAGANLTGANLSGANLYGAQLQGALLTSVTWRGTLMPDGSVRGR
- the surE gene encoding 5'/3'-nucleotidase SurE, with amino-acid sequence MRLLVSNDDGIFAPGLRALANTLAQAGHRVTVVAPDRERSATGHGLTLHKPLRVEPVTGFFHDSVTAWACTGTPADCVKLALGCLLDHPPDMVLAGINQGQNLGTDILYSGTVSAAMEGVIENIPGVALSLASYTQPEFGVASRFARALIHHLEQHPLPLPLLLNVNIPAVSAQEIAGICITRQGVRRYCDQFDQRTDPRGRTYYWLAGTAIEDEPDPPADAPIHHWPTDVATVRSNKISITPLQYNLTHPAGLTTLADWPGWSDGLYWLKD